A window of Liolophura sinensis isolate JHLJ2023 chromosome 4, CUHK_Ljap_v2, whole genome shotgun sequence genomic DNA:
GATGCCAGTCACCGCCACGGGAGCCgtcgtcttctctttcttttcagcgggtcgccttgtacgtactgtaaccctgtcagtggcatctggcgcctctgtgccaactgtctggcctggtgtgcccgtgaaaggttgctgtgttgcttcaggctcttcgaatatgtctgttggtatttccggttgtctgggtgtggtcttgtctcttgttacaaacgctgtttctgttggttgttttcttggcgcttttgttgtcctgtcttcatccggggacattgtggtcttgtctggatacctgtccctgctaacctgtggtttacctgtgggctctgatgttactggccgtctgggcacgctggttgtctccctgaaatactcgtcagtctcttcttcctcttccgtggtgaaggcttcgggcgctgctgtttgttccggttgccttggagttgcacgggtctttttggtgggctcggtctcaacaacgtattcatcggttaccccaggttctcctgagcctgtaaataagaatcaaaacagttgcttgaaaagaaaaaggaaatcgacacgatacaatgttgccatacacacagcaagcaacttgtgctcttttctccaccttttttgaaagaaataatgcgctgaggctataggcttgagtgacgttttgacgagagcatcaagtaatttagcctattgcagctgccatggagtggagatggcacaacggacactatggatatagtcttaccctcaatatcatctgtgacaggttgcttttcaggtaatttcgctggtgtgaaggtcactcctggctctgctcgcgtcgtgctttcagttttgagggctaactgaacagttggtgttgctgctggctgggacgcctcagtcagagttacgattggtctggctttagctgtcgttgtttctcttggttcaagggattccttctcctcggggagcatctttgttggaagagtcttcccgggcagatcagtgctgatttcttccgcaggcttcctgctttctgtctgtctgtcgagtgatgtgaccggttggacagtttgtgctgctgttgttaacagtgattctcttgccactgtaaaacaaaattggaagaaattgcagagataaaagggatgatgtgagcctgtcgaaagatgataatttcaatttgcactgcttcccacagcgatttacaaacgctaacaaggctgggaatttacagaaagaaaacgcagcatgtcttacctccaaacactgctgaaatcagtgggccctgaacatcaggcaaggactggctacgtctaaccgtgaatatgtagtctccaactggttggctaactacttccctgagctcacgggtgttagtcagacctactccaacaccgtagatagaaattcctctttgacgagcagttctagcggcagggacaacccactcagtattcacactggattctccgcctgtcaccaatacagcaacatctggcacatctttacggtctcccgaggataacttaaacatgtcttttctgaaagacctgagagctccggccagattggctttgcccccagtgtacttgaccttgtttatcgcatccaagacatcggcttttgtcgaatatcgattcatctggaaaggaatgtctgtttttctgccatacgtcaataatcccacgcggagagaaccaccgtcaatgtctgaggattcgactattcttctggcaaacactctcatgttttcaaagtcgtctggagaaacgttgtcggatgagtcaagaatcaaaaccaagtctctgggaactttgatgccagtcaccgccacgggagccgtcgtcttctctttcttttcagcgggtcgccttgtacgtactgtaaacctgtcagtggcatctggcgcctctgtgccaactgtctggcctggtgtgcccgtgaaaggttgctgtgttgcttcaggctcttcgaatatgtctgttggtatttccggttgtctgggtgtggtcttgtctcttgttacaaacgctgtttctgttggttgttttcttggcgcttttgttgtcctgtcttcatccggggacattgtggtcttgtctggatacctgtccctgctaacctgtggtttacctgtgggctctgatgttactggccgtctgggcacgctggttgtctccctgaaatactcgtcagtctcttcttcctcttccgtggtgaaggcttcgggcgctgctgtttgttccggttgccttggagttgcacgggtctttttggtgggctcggtctcaacaacgtattcatcggttaccccaggttctcctgagcctgtaaataagaatcaaaacagttgcttgaaaagaaaaaggaaatcgacacgatacaatgttgccatacacacagcaagcaacttgtgctcttttctccaccttttttgaaagaaataatgcgctgaggctataggcttgagtgacgttttgacgagagcatcaagtaatttagcctattgcagctgccatggagtggagatggcacaacggacactatggatatagtcttaccctcaatatcatctgtgacaggttgcttttcaggtaatttcgctggtgtgaaggtcactcctggctctgctcgcgtcgtgctttcagttttgagggctaactgaacagttggtgttgctgctggctgggacgcctcagtcagagttacgattggtctggctttagctgtcgttgtttctcttggttcaagggattccttctcctcggggagcatctttgttggaagagtcttcccgggcagatcagtgctgatttcttccgcaggcttcctgctttctgtctgtctgtcgagtgatgtgaccggttggacagtttgtgctgctgttgttaacagtgattctcttgccactgtaaaacaaaattggaagaaattgcagagataaaagggatgatgtgagcctgtcgaaagatgataatttcaatttgcactgcttcccacagcgatttacaaacgctaacaaggctgggaatttacagaaagaaaacgcagcatgtcttacctccaaacactgctgaaatcagtgggccctgaacatcaggcaaggactggctacgtctaaccgtgaatatgtagtctccaactggttggctaactacttccctgagctcacgggtgttagtcagacctactccaacaccgtagacagaaattcctctttgacgagcagttctagcggcagggacaacccactcagtattcacactggattctccgcctgtcaccaatacagcaacatctggcacatctttacggtctcccgaggataacttaaacatgtcttttctgaaagacctgagagctccggccagattggctttgcccccagtgtacttgaccttgtttatcgcatccaagacatcggcttttgtcgaatatcgattcatctggaaaggaatgtctgtttttctgccatacgtcaataatcccacgcggagagaaccaccgtcaatgtctgaggattcgactattcttctggcaaacactctcatgttttcaaagtcgtctggagaaacgttgtcggatgagtcaagaatcaaaaccaagtctctgggaactttgatgccagtcaccgccacgggagccgtcgtcttctctttcttttcagcgggtcgccttgtacgtactgtaaccctgtcagtggcatctggcgcctctgtgccaactgtctggcctggtgtgcccgtgaaaggttgctgtgttgcttcaggctcttcgaatatgtctgttggtatttccggttgtctgggtgtggtcttgtctcttgttacaaacgctgtttctgttggttgttttcttggcgcttttgttgtcctgtcttcatccggggacattgtggtcttgtctggatacctgtccctgctaacctgtggtttacctgtgggctctgatgttactggccgtctgggcacgctggttgtctccctgaaatactcgtcagtctcttcttcctcttccgtggtgaaggcttcgggcgctgctgtttgttccggttgccttggagttgcacgggtctttttggtgggctcggtctcaacaacgtattcatcggttaccccaggttctcctgagcctgtaaataagaatcaaaacagttgcttgaaaagaaaaaggaaatcgacacgatacaatgttgccatacacacagcaagcaacttgtgctcttttctccaccttttttgaaagaaataatgcgcTGAGGCTATAGGCTTGAGTGACGTTTTGACGAGAGCATCAAGTAATTTAGCCTATTGCAGCTGCCATGGAGTGTAGATGGCACAACGGACACTATGGATAtagtcttaccctcaatatcatctgtgacaggttgcttttcaggtaatttcgctggtgtgaaggtcactcctggctctgctcgcgtcgtgctttcagttttgagggctaactgaacagttggtgttgctgctggctgggacgcctcagtcagagttacgattggtctggctttagctgtcgttgtttctcttggttcaagggattccttctcctcggggagcatctttgttggaagagtcttcccgggcagatcagtgctgatttcttccgcaggcttcctgctttctgtctgtctgtcgagtgatgtgaccggttggacagtttgtgctgctgttgttaacagtgattctcttgccactgtaaaacaaaattggaagaaattgcagagataaaagggatgatgtgagcctgtcgaaagatgataatttcaatttgcactgcttcccacagcgatttacaaacgctaacaaggctgggaatttacagaaagaaaacgcagcatgtcttacctccaaacactgctgaaatcagtgggccctgaacatcaggcaaggactggctacgtctaaccgtgaatatgtagtctccaactggttggctaactacttccctgagctcacgggtgttagtcagacctactccaacaccgtagacagaaattcctctttgacgagcagttctagcggcagggacaacccactcagtattcacactggattctccgcctgtcaccaatacagcaacatctggcacatctttacggtctcccgaggataacttaaacatgtcttttctgaaagacctgagagctccggccagattggctttgcccccagtgtacttgaccttgtttatcgcatccaagacatcggcttttgtcgaatatcgattcatctggaaaggaatgtctgtttttctgccatacgtcaataatcccacgcggagagaaccaccgtcaatgtctgaggattcgactattcttctggcaaacactctcatgttttcaaagtcgtctggagaaacgttgtcggatgagtcaagaatcaaaaccaagtctctgggaactttgatgccagtcaccgccacgggagccgtcgtcttctctttcttttcagcggGTCGCCTTATACGTACTGTAAACCTGTCAGTGGCATCTGGCGCCTCTGTGCCAactgtctggcctggtgtgcccatgaaaggttgctgtgttgcttcaggctcttcgaatatgtctgttggtatttccggttgtctgggtgtggtcttgtctcttgttacaaacgctgtttctgttggttgttttcttggcgcttttgttgtcctgtcttcatccggggacattgtggtcttgtctggatacctgtccctgctaacctgtggtttacctgtgggctctgatgttactggccgtctgggcacgctggttgtctccctgaaatactcgtcagtctcttcttcctcttccgtgGTGAAGGCTTCGGGCGCTGCTGTTTGTTCCGGTTGCCTTGGCGTTGCACGGGTCTTTTTGGTGGGCTCGGTCTCAACAACGTATTCATCGGTTACCTCAGGTTCTCCTGAGcctgtaaataagaatcaaaacagttgcttgaaaagaaaaaggaaatcgacacaatacaatgttgccatacacacagcaagcaacttgtgctcttttctccaccttttttgaaagaaataatgcgctgaggctataggcttgagtgacgttttgacgagagcatcaagtaatttagcctattgcagctgccatggagtggagatggcacaacggacactatggatatagtcttaccctcaatatcatctgtgacaggttgcttttcaggtaatttcgctggtgtgaaggtcactcctggctctgctcgcgtcgtgctttcagttttgagggctaactgaacagttggtgttgctgctggctgggacgcctcagtcagagttacgaTTGGTCTGGCTTTAGCTGTCGTTGTTTCTCTTGGTTCAAGGGATTCCTTCTCCTCGGGAAGCATCTTTGCTGGAAGAGTCTTCCCGGGCAGGTCAGTGCTGATTTCTTCAGCAATTTTTGTCGGCGTGATGTGTTTTTCTAGAAGTAAAGTAATAGAATTGTGACGGGATGACTGTGTCGGCAGGACAGGTTGTGAAAGTACTCGTATTCTGTGAATTTGTTTAAATTGAGATATCCATGAAGATAATATAAAGTAGGAGGTAAGTCCAACACAAAGTTTACAACAGAAGAATAAActgcaaagaaacaaacaaaagaaacaaaatggaaagAATCGAATGAGGAGGTAAATAGAAATTGAATTTTGATGTGGAAAATGTTGACCACTCTCagagaaatgaattttttttcatgaggaGTTGAACTAAAGGCATTACAAAGCGGCTAAAATTCTAGAACAGAACAGCGTTTCTACGTTTAAtccaagttttaatttttaacgtAGAagcattctgaaaaaaatttatgaaaactgTGAAGATTTGAGAAACTCCTAAACTCACATGGCATTTGTGGTTTGTCATAGCGAAGATATGTACGAAGTTTCAGCCCAAAGGATTGAAACATTTCGAAACAGCCCGGTAAAAAAGAATTAAAGTGAACAACAGTAAATGATCCCGAAATGTTGCTAAAATACACCACAGGGCCCGAAACTGGAACTTGTTTAATTGTCCGGGCAATATCATTTGCCAAGTTTAAATTACAATATGATCATCCTTTTTGAAAGTCCGCAAAACTGCTAAAGTGGACAAAAGTGGCAATATATTTGATCAGGGAAGAGGGAACAAGGTGAGATTTGAACTAGATGTGTAACTGGTAATGGTGAAGCTGTGTACTGAgtctttaataaatattttggattAATGACTTATAAACTAACATACTGTAGGTGATGTGAAATATGGATACTTATCAGAGGCAGATAAAGCGATATGGTGAAGTACATTatagatgaaagaccattaaacgcTCTCCAGAAAAATAGCcccatgtatatttttttaaaaatttttttaatacagtCAACTGCATTTGAACTTGTGGATTCTACTGTGGTCTTTTCTGACCCAGTTGGGATAAATGACGTCATATGTGACTTTTGCCACTTAATACatacagactgctacattttaTCAATCTTCAGGCCACTTGTCTTCGCCAATGGGGAAGTTTCGAGTTCGAGCACTTTTGTCGTTAATATTAAAACAGATGTACTGTACGATGTGACTTGTAGAAAATGTTAGACACACTTTGATgatattaatttaccgatcactttCCTCGCCGTGTTCCTCACACACAACTTACACCTCTTTCCTCCAAATAACTTTCTACAAATCTTTTTTCAGAAGCCCATGTTGTAGTCAACCCGATCAATAATAGTTGCCTGATACTTGGACAGGTCAAAGGATACAATCGGACTTTTTTTACccttagcgataaaagagttttAACTCAAAACTCCACCTATTATTTTTTGGAAAGTATGATAATACACCTGTGGAACTGGGCAGTCTCCGGTCCTCTTTTAGAATTTTGTCCGTCACTGAAAAGACAGAAGAGGCAGTTACCTATTATATCTTTTTAGGATTGAATATAACACAATGTAACCTTATTTATTACaccagtcatttatttattcatttatttagttcactggtgttatatttcacttatacgacggcggccagcattatggtgggaggaaaccgggcagagcccggcgaaaacccacgaccatccacaggttgcagcaagaccttcccacgtacggcaggagaggaagccagcatgagctggacttgaattaagagcgaccgcattggtgagaggctccggtCTCATTGGTCTGCGCTAGCgcattaaccaactgagccacggagacccccccCCCGCCATTTCAGAACTACCAATATGTAACAATGGCACATAAAATAACAGCCATACTGTCATTAATATTTCTGGTAATTATAATAATGTGAATTGTCATGAACGATTTTTAATTTCTATTATTCCAAGTATTACTATTACTATTGTTACTATTGGGTATAACAATATAAATtaacaacattttcatttttggttgTTTCCCATGTTGACAATGTTTATTTCCTTTCcttttacactaaaaaaatgatttgttaaataacagaaaatcagttatctgagtgatggtagaattttttgttattgcag
This region includes:
- the LOC135464483 gene encoding uncharacterized protein LOC135464483; its protein translation is MNRYSTKADVLDAINKVKYTGLILDSSDNVSPDDFENMRVFARRTVRRSQSLPDVQGPLITKADVLDAINKVKYTG